In one window of Acidobacteriota bacterium DNA:
- a CDS encoding FixH family protein codes for MRTTNILMISLAIFLGAATALAAQPAGSCCNSPGLVPGGQEPVFQDLPKAGKKCWIGEVNYFTWEFDKTPKMGTSVLIVKIYDKDGKRVTDLSITGRSDMPSMRGAHDSGEVAFKTNKAGDYLLPVSVVMPGDWEVRLTFARNGVVVFRGRVAFDV; via the coding sequence ATGAGAACGACCAATATCCTGATGATCTCCCTGGCGATCTTCCTGGGCGCGGCGACGGCCCTGGCGGCCCAGCCCGCCGGCTCCTGCTGCAATTCCCCCGGCCTTGTGCCCGGCGGCCAGGAACCCGTTTTCCAGGACCTGCCCAAAGCGGGCAAGAAGTGCTGGATCGGCGAGGTCAACTACTTCACCTGGGAATTCGACAAGACGCCGAAGATGGGGACCTCGGTCCTCATCGTCAAGATCTATGACAAGGACGGGAAGCGGGTCACCGACCTGTCCATCACCGGCCGCTCGGACATGCCGTCGATGCGCGGCGCCCACGATTCGGGCGAGGTTGCCTTCAAGACCAACAAAGCCGGCGACTACCTCTTGCCGGTCAGCGTGGTCATGCCCGGCGACTGGGAGGTCCGGCTGACCTTCGCCCGCAACGGCGTCGTCGTCTTCCGCGGCCGGGTCGCCTTCGATGTCTGA
- the mgtA gene encoding magnesium-translocating P-type ATPase, with the protein MPDRKLPAIDYWSPPAAEVLAGLGAAPRGLGQAEARARLAAAGPNALKVRKRSPAAGLFLRQFKSPLVLILLFGTFVSALARDFADALVILAIVIGSASITFAQEYSASRAVEKLRSRLAHKVTALRDGAPASVPAEDLVPGDIVMLSAGSLIPADGRVLEAKDFFVSQAALTGETFPAEKKPGEAAPVSSLAERTNCVFAGTNVRSGTALALVAVTGAGTAFGRIADRIVRRPPETEFERGIRRFGLMLSEVMIALILVVFGMNIISVKPPLDSLLFAIALAVGISPELLPAIITINLSKGARAMARSGVIVRRLSSIENLGSMDILCTDKTGTLTAGVVELDGALDADGRPSDEVFRWAFLNARLQTGLANPLDEAITGARSMVPGAAVKLDEIPYDFVRKRLSIVAREGEAGPMLIAKGALEPLLGVCVSSRRGAAAVPLDAAEKDRILDLFARWSEAGYRVLGVAVKPVPVQAAYTRGDERGLAFAGFLRFFDPPKPGVLGAIEDLAGRGVGLKIVTGDNRRVAESVARMVGLEVRGVITGSDLAVMPEDALVHAVEGTTLFAETDPNDKERIIRAMQRAGHVVGYLGDGINDAPSLHDADVGISVEGAVDVAREAADIVLLEPGLDVIRRGVEEGRVTFANSLKYIFTTTSANFGNMLSMAAASVVLPFLPLLAKQVLLNNFLSDIPALAIAGDNVDPEMVRSPHRWDIRFIRSFMVVFGLTSSIFDAVTFAVLLLLLKVPPDVFRTGWFVESVLTELLVALVVRTRRPFVRSRPGRWLLVSTLIIAVVTLSLPYTPLNALLGFTPLPAPILAWLAGITALYVLAAEAVKKVFYSRLKA; encoded by the coding sequence ATGCCCGATCGAAAGCTCCCGGCGATCGATTACTGGAGCCCTCCCGCCGCCGAGGTCCTGGCCGGGCTCGGGGCGGCGCCGCGGGGTCTCGGCCAGGCCGAGGCCCGGGCCCGGCTCGCCGCGGCCGGGCCGAACGCCCTCAAGGTCAGGAAGAGGTCCCCGGCCGCGGGCCTTTTCCTGAGGCAGTTCAAGAGCCCGCTCGTCCTGATCCTTCTCTTCGGCACGTTCGTATCAGCCCTGGCCCGGGACTTCGCCGACGCCCTGGTCATCCTGGCGATCGTCATCGGGAGCGCGTCCATCACCTTCGCCCAGGAATACTCCGCCTCGCGGGCCGTCGAGAAGCTGCGGAGCCGGCTGGCCCACAAGGTCACGGCGCTCCGCGACGGGGCGCCGGCGTCGGTGCCGGCGGAGGACCTCGTCCCGGGCGATATCGTGATGCTGTCCGCCGGCAGCCTCATCCCGGCCGACGGCCGGGTCCTGGAGGCCAAGGACTTCTTCGTCAGCCAAGCCGCCCTGACCGGGGAGACGTTCCCGGCCGAGAAAAAACCCGGAGAGGCGGCCCCGGTCTCGAGCCTGGCCGAGCGGACCAACTGCGTTTTCGCCGGCACGAACGTGCGCAGCGGGACCGCACTGGCCCTGGTCGCCGTGACCGGAGCCGGGACGGCTTTCGGCCGCATCGCCGACCGGATCGTCCGGCGGCCGCCCGAGACGGAATTCGAGCGCGGCATCCGCCGCTTCGGCCTGATGCTGTCCGAGGTCATGATCGCCCTCATCCTGGTCGTCTTCGGCATGAACATCATCTCGGTCAAGCCGCCCCTCGACTCGCTCCTGTTCGCCATCGCCCTGGCCGTCGGCATCTCGCCGGAGCTCCTGCCGGCCATCATCACCATCAACCTCTCCAAGGGCGCCCGGGCCATGGCCCGCAGCGGCGTCATCGTGCGGCGGCTGAGCTCGATCGAGAACCTCGGCAGCATGGACATCCTCTGCACCGACAAGACGGGCACGCTGACCGCGGGGGTCGTCGAGCTCGACGGCGCCCTCGACGCCGACGGCCGACCGTCCGACGAGGTCTTTCGCTGGGCCTTCCTCAACGCCCGCCTCCAGACGGGGCTGGCCAACCCCCTGGACGAGGCCATCACCGGCGCGCGCTCGATGGTCCCGGGGGCGGCGGTCAAGCTGGATGAGATCCCCTACGATTTCGTTCGCAAGCGCCTGAGCATCGTCGCCCGGGAAGGCGAGGCCGGGCCGATGCTCATCGCCAAGGGCGCCCTGGAGCCCCTGCTCGGCGTCTGCGTCTCTTCCCGGCGGGGCGCCGCGGCCGTCCCGCTGGACGCGGCCGAGAAGGACCGGATCCTCGACCTGTTCGCCCGCTGGAGCGAGGCCGGGTACCGGGTCCTGGGCGTGGCCGTCAAGCCCGTGCCTGTCCAGGCCGCCTACACCCGCGGCGACGAGCGCGGCCTGGCCTTCGCCGGCTTCCTCCGCTTCTTCGATCCGCCCAAGCCCGGCGTGCTGGGGGCGATCGAGGACCTGGCCGGACGGGGAGTGGGCCTGAAGATCGTCACCGGCGACAACCGCCGCGTCGCCGAAAGCGTCGCCCGGATGGTCGGTCTCGAGGTCCGGGGCGTCATCACCGGCTCCGATCTGGCCGTGATGCCGGAGGACGCCCTCGTCCACGCCGTCGAGGGCACGACCTTGTTCGCCGAGACGGACCCGAACGACAAGGAGCGCATCATCCGGGCCATGCAGCGGGCCGGCCATGTCGTCGGCTACCTGGGCGACGGCATCAACGACGCCCCGTCCCTCCACGACGCCGATGTCGGCATCTCCGTCGAGGGGGCCGTCGACGTGGCCCGCGAGGCCGCGGACATCGTCCTGCTCGAGCCCGGCCTGGACGTCATCCGGCGCGGCGTCGAGGAGGGCCGGGTCACCTTCGCCAATTCGCTCAAGTACATCTTCACGACGACCAGCGCCAACTTCGGCAACATGCTCAGCATGGCCGCGGCCTCGGTCGTCCTGCCCTTCCTGCCGCTGCTGGCCAAGCAGGTCCTGCTCAACAACTTCCTGTCCGACATCCCGGCCCTCGCCATCGCCGGGGACAACGTCGATCCGGAGATGGTCCGGTCGCCCCACCGCTGGGACATCCGCTTCATCCGTTCTTTCATGGTCGTCTTCGGCCTGACCAGCTCTATCTTCGACGCCGTCACCTTCGCCGTGCTCCTCCTCCTGCTCAAGGTGCCGCCGGATGTCTTCCGGACCGGCTGGTTCGTCGAGTCCGTCCTGACGGAGCTCCTGGTCGCCTTGGTCGTTCGCACCCGCCGCCCGTTCGTCAGGAGCCGGCCCGGACGGTGGCTCCTGGTCTCGACCTTGATCATCGCCGTCGTGACCCTGTCCTTGCCCTACACGCCGCTGAACGCCCTGCTTGGCTTCACCCCCCTGCCGGCGCCGATCCTGGCCTGGCTGGCCGGGATCACCGCCCTTTACGTCCTCGCGGCCGAGGCGGTCAAAAAGGTCTTCTATTCCCGCCTGAAGGCCTGA
- a CDS encoding sigma-54 dependent transcriptional regulator: MAKILIIDDDPLVSDSLCQVVDKMGHGSSVARSVAAALEAVRDGAFDIIFCDVRMPDGSGLDILPELRAGQLPPEVIIITGYGDPDGAELAIKKGAWDYVEKPLSVKDVALAVERALQYRDKKRAAPAPVALKTEGIIGKSPKLRACLDALAQAASSEANALITGETGTGKELFAWAIHQNSDRASRNFVVVDCAALPETLVESTLFGHVRGAFTGADKPRDGLVRQADGGTLFLDEIGELPLSIQKSFLRVLQERRFRPVGGGQEVTSDFRLVTATNRNLEDMVRAGGFREDLLFRIRTLVLALPPLREMREDLKELVIHYVVRFCDQYGIPMKSFSPDFEQVLTAYDWPGNVRELIQSLEKAIVSAKDEPVLFPKHLPEHIRVRLARDAVLKKKVSEPVRPPLPGETAAPASMKDFREAGLARLESEYLAGLMRSTSRNIAEACRLSGLSRSRLYTLLKKYGIPLS; the protein is encoded by the coding sequence ATGGCCAAGATCCTGATCATCGACGACGATCCGCTTGTCTCCGACTCCCTTTGCCAGGTCGTGGACAAGATGGGGCACGGTTCGTCCGTCGCCAGGAGCGTGGCCGCGGCCCTGGAGGCCGTCCGGGACGGGGCCTTCGACATCATCTTCTGCGACGTCCGCATGCCCGACGGCTCCGGCCTGGACATCCTGCCCGAGCTGAGGGCCGGCCAGCTCCCGCCCGAGGTCATCATCATCACCGGCTACGGGGACCCCGACGGGGCCGAGCTGGCCATCAAGAAGGGGGCCTGGGATTACGTCGAAAAGCCCCTGTCCGTCAAGGACGTCGCCCTGGCCGTGGAGCGGGCCCTCCAGTATCGGGACAAGAAGCGGGCCGCCCCGGCGCCGGTGGCCCTCAAGACCGAGGGCATCATCGGCAAGAGCCCGAAGCTCCGCGCCTGCCTGGACGCGCTGGCCCAGGCCGCCTCGAGCGAGGCCAACGCCCTGATCACGGGAGAGACGGGAACGGGCAAGGAGCTGTTCGCCTGGGCCATCCACCAGAACAGCGACCGCGCTTCGCGGAACTTCGTGGTCGTGGACTGCGCCGCGCTGCCGGAGACGCTCGTCGAGAGCACGCTCTTCGGCCACGTCCGGGGCGCCTTCACCGGGGCCGACAAGCCCCGCGACGGGCTGGTCCGGCAAGCGGACGGGGGGACGCTCTTCCTCGACGAGATCGGCGAGCTGCCCCTGTCCATCCAGAAATCCTTCCTCCGCGTCCTCCAGGAGCGCCGCTTCCGCCCGGTGGGGGGCGGGCAGGAGGTGACCAGCGATTTCCGGCTGGTCACCGCGACCAACCGGAACCTCGAGGACATGGTCCGGGCCGGAGGTTTCCGCGAGGATCTCCTCTTCCGGATCCGGACCCTCGTCCTCGCCCTGCCGCCCCTGCGGGAGATGAGAGAGGACCTCAAGGAACTCGTCATCCATTACGTCGTCAGGTTCTGCGATCAATACGGCATCCCGATGAAGAGCTTTTCGCCCGATTTCGAGCAGGTCCTGACGGCCTACGACTGGCCCGGCAACGTCCGCGAGCTCATCCAGTCGCTGGAAAAGGCCATCGTCAGCGCCAAGGACGAGCCGGTCCTCTTCCCCAAGCACCTGCCGGAGCATATCCGCGTCCGGCTGGCCCGGGACGCCGTTTTGAAAAAGAAGGTTTCCGAGCCCGTTCGGCCCCCCCTTCCGGGAGAGACGGCCGCGCCGGCCTCCATGAAGGACTTCCGCGAAGCGGGGCTGGCCCGGCTGGAAAGCGAGTACCTGGCCGGCCTGATGCGTTCGACCTCCCGCAATATCGCCGAGGCCTGCCGCCTCTCCGGGCTGTCCCGCTCGCGCCTCTACACGCTCCTCAAGAAATACGGCATCCCCCTGTCCTGA